One window of Vitis riparia cultivar Riparia Gloire de Montpellier isolate 1030 chromosome 5, EGFV_Vit.rip_1.0, whole genome shotgun sequence genomic DNA carries:
- the LOC117913888 gene encoding uncharacterized protein LOC117913888 → MSHQPRRILTSGASRKRKEVEGFYANKPCSPPGPAPAPASPTAATLKAAEPASSNRLLAGYMAYEFLTKGTLFGQKLDPARAEAVPLPSSAAEGKRMKPSQIEEAAEPSKQHQSYGELATLLKTDGAHIPGIVNPTQLARWIQMRHAPQ, encoded by the coding sequence ATGAGCCATCAACCTCGTCGAATTTTGACGTCAGGGGCGTCAAGAAAGCGCAAAGAAGTGGAAGGTTTCTACGCCAATAAGCCCTGCTCACCACCGGGTCCGGCTCCAGCTCCAGCCTCACCCACGGCTGCAACTCTTAAGGCCGCTGAGCCGGCTTCTTCTAACCGGCTTTTAGCCGGGTATATGGCTTATGAGTTTCTCACGAAGGGCACGCTTTTCGGTCAGAAGTTGGACCCGGCTCGAGCCGAGGCGGTGCCTTTGCCCAGCAGCGCAGCGGAGGGGAAGAGAATGAAGCCGAGCCAGATCGAGGAGGCGGCTGAGCCGAGCAAGCAGCACCAGAGCTACGGTGAGTTAGCGACTCTGCTAAAGACAGATGGGGCCCATATTCCAGGGATCGTCAACCCCACCCAACTGGCTAGGTGGATTCAGATGCGACATGCTCCACAGTAG